The following DNA comes from Buteo buteo chromosome 7, bButBut1.hap1.1, whole genome shotgun sequence.
AAAGTTTCCTGAAGAATCTGCATCACTTCCCTCTCCTTGGACAAGCTTCCCTTGCCTGTCTGGAATTCCACCAGTTCCTGGGCAAAGTCCTCAATGCTTTCCAGGATACGCAGCAAAAGGGCTTTGTCATCCTCTTCCATTTTATGACCATTGGTTTCCATGATTTTTGACAAAGGGGAAGTGGGATCAATGGGTTTACTTTTGGGTTCAAGAGCCAGAGGTAGTACCTGCCTACCCTGCCAGCCAAACACTTGCAAACAGGCAGGTTCACTCTCCTTTAGAGAGGGTTCCCTCAAAGTACTCTCCATTTTCTGTGAGAAGCACTCCAAGTCCAGCAGCAGTTTGTCTATCTCTTCCTTGTCTACCTTACTGCACATCTGTTCTCCTTTGCAGACATCAGCTTGGGATCCACGCAATACAGATTCTGAAACCGGTTTTAAAGGAGTAATTTTCTCAGAAGCATGGAAGAGCTCAACATCTCCCACTCTGGCACGTTCTGCTTTAGCAGTGGCAGTTAGATCTGAACAACCAGCTAGCTGGTAGCTGCGCTCTAAACTCTCCCAGCCCCCTTTCTGCTCTgccttctttattttccctaaTATTCTTTCCCCATCAGACTCCTCCTCAATGTACAGAGCTTCAGTGGAAGATGTGCAGTCAGAAGGGCTTGTGGCTGGTAACTGAGGTAGAGCACAAGCATCTTTCACAGCTCTCACACTGTTCTCCTGTGGGATGCTGTAAAGGGAGTTTGAGGTAAAGTTCACAGTACTTGTTTGGATGGACTGAGAGGTGCTTGTCACCTCACACCGATCACCTGGTAGTCTGAGAGGAACTGTACTTGAGGATGGCAACTGAATAATATCTTCATACCTAGGTGGCTGCTCATCTCCAAATACTGGGGGAAAAGGAGTTTGCTGCAAGCCATGAAAACAGTTAACTAATTCTGTCAAGTCACTAGCTTCCTTGTGTCCTGGTGGCTTGAGCTCAAAGGGTAGCTTTTTCAGGTATGAAGAAAATCTTGCCATCAGATTCATGTATATCATTTCTGGATTAGCCAGGGGATCATTGGCATTCCCTCCACTAACACTGTCTGCAGACTTCTTTTTGATGCAATGTTTTATTATGTCTGTGCACTTTTTCAGATCCTCTGAACACTTGAGCAAAATGTCTAAGCACACCTTAATATCTCCACCAGAAGAACCATCTAGCTTGTGTTTTTCCAAAATCTGGGTAATgaagttttcttcagagaaggaaTGAGGGGAGAAGGAAACCATGGGATCCATGGTGACTTCTGGAGCATCACTGCTCTCCTGCCATTTCTCCACAGGTGAGGGACTCTGCAAAAATCCACACGGAGGGCAGTTCTCATCATTGTTTAAGTGCCCATAAATGAAGTCAAAATCAAATGATCGTCTGCTGAATGATTCTGACCGaactttccttccctttctgtagGCCACATGACTGGAAGAGTTTTTGAGCTTTTCAAAGGAGAATTCCTTTATTTTACCACTGGCAAGGTTTATTGCCTCACCAGTAATGTCTTTTAAACTGCTGGAAGCTTGCAGTGAAGAGCCCTTTTTGATTCTTGAATTATTTGGGAGGATTTGCTGATAGTCCTCATTTCCAGGCAAGGTAAGTCCATTTTCAGGAACAGGAATTTTATGGTCTAGGTTGGCATCTTGGACACCAAGCTCTGCACAGACACTGTGGTGGGCAACTATGCATGTAACACCTTGCTTAAACACTTGGCAAGTCCCTGTGCAGTAATGCACAGTGTGCTGAAAGTGCTGGTCTATCACCACACTGCTGTAGCAGTTCACAGAAGTGACCATAAGCCTGTAGGCTGCTGCCATAGCACAGATCACGCTTGGAAGCGATGCTTCAAAATTCACCATGAACTTAACAGAAAAAAGTTCATGCCTCCACTTTTCACAGCTATGccagatttaataaaaaaaaacaaaccaacattCAAATGTCAGTTGAAAGCATTCAAACGATATGAGAAACTACTGCCTGGGAAAGCCCTAGTGAAGTCTGGAGTGGTATCAGCAGTACAGTTACAACAATCAGTGCAACATACATATGGTTTGACTTAAGGCAACTTGATTCTTGTACTCCATGCAGACAGCTTTGCTGATCAGAGATGCAGAACAAGCTGCTCCATTTCTAATGGTCCAGGTAGGTTCTCCAGCAGGTGTCATAAAATTCAGCCAGCTCTCAAGCAAAAGTGACaagacaattatttttgtttgatgcttcttctctctttttggGTGGGTCGGTAAAAGATAGATAATCAAGTAGCATGTACAGACAAAAAGTCCACAGTGTGCTTGTGCAATTCCCCTCTCACACTGATAATGTAGGTCcctgcaacaggaaaaaaggtgAGAGTCATTGTAATTTCCATTTAATAGGCAGCCTTGTCTACTATCAAACATATGGCACCAGACCGTAACAACCAACACTCACGCTTGTACAGAGTAAGAGTAGgctgatatttttccttcactcaGATCTACCATATAAGAACACTGCTGAGGAGCTAGCCTATATTTATACACAGGGTGTCTGTATGTTGCCATTTTAACAGCTCTATTTTAActactcaatttttttttttcaga
Coding sequences within:
- the PPP2R3A gene encoding serine/threonine-protein phosphatase 2A regulatory subunit B'' subunit alpha isoform X2, yielding MVNFEASLPSVICAMAAAYRLMVTSVNCYSSVVIDQHFQHTVHYCTGTCQVFKQGVTCIVAHHSVCAELGVQDANLDHKIPVPENGLTLPGNEDYQQILPNNSRIKKGSSLQASSSLKDITGEAINLASGKIKEFSFEKLKNSSSHVAYRKGRKVRSESFSRRSFDFDFIYGHLNNDENCPPCGFLQSPSPVEKWQESSDAPEVTMDPMVSFSPHSFSEENFITQILEKHKLDGSSGGDIKVCLDILLKCSEDLKKCTDIIKHCIKKKSADSVSGGNANDPLANPEMIYMNLMARFSSYLKKLPFELKPPGHKEASDLTELVNCFHGLQQTPFPPVFGDEQPPRYEDIIQLPSSSTVPLRLPGDRCEVTSTSQSIQTSTVNFTSNSLYSIPQENSVRAVKDACALPQLPATSPSDCTSSTEALYIEEESDGERILGKIKKAEQKGGWESLERSYQLAGCSDLTATAKAERARVGDVELFHASEKITPLKPVSESVLRGSQADVCKGEQMCSKVDKEEIDKLLLDLECFSQKMESTLREPSLKESEPACLQVFGWQGRQVLPLALEPKSKPIDPTSPLSKIMETNGHKMEEDDKALLLRILESIEDFAQELVEFQTGKGSLSKEREVMQILQETLTTPSQSLLAGQKSYAGAASRDSVPASIQQAPEVIKVQNKQEKKPGTSSTVPLNAAVSPCTLLPVNKATSSTPLSINIPRFYFPKGLPNVCTNHEEIIARIEEAFTEFEDEKANICEMGKIAKICGCPLYWKAPMFNASGGERTGCVSVRSFVSMWRKILCNCHDDASRFTYLLAKPSCDYLEQEDFILLLQDVVETHPGLTFLKDAPEFHSRYITTVIQRIFYTVNRSWSGKITLTELRKSNFLQTLALLEEEDDINQITDYFSYEHFYVIYCKFWELDTDHDLYISQKDLARYSDQALSNRIIERIFSGAVVRGNEVQKEGRMSYADFVWLLISEEDKRSATSIEYWFRCMDLDGDGVLSMYELEYFYEEQCERMEVMGIEPLPFHDLLCQMLDLVKPETEGRVTLRDLKRCRMAHVFYNTFFNLEKYLDNEQRDPFAVQKDIENDGPEPSDWDRYAAEEYEILVAEESGNEQLQEGDHQTMA
- the PPP2R3A gene encoding serine/threonine-protein phosphatase 2A regulatory subunit B'' subunit alpha isoform X3; translation: MVNFEASLPSVICAMAAAYRLMVTSVNCYSSVVIDQHFQHTVHYCTGTCQVFKQGVTCIVAHHSVCAELGVQDANLDHKIPVPENGLTLPGNEDYQQILPNNSRIKKGSSLQASSSLKDITGEAINLASGKIKEFSFEKLKNSSSHVAYRKGRKVRSESFSRRSFDFDFIYGHLNNDENCPPCGFLQSPSPVEKWQESSDAPEVTMDPMVSFSPHSFSEENFITQILEKHKLDGSSGGDIKVCLDILLKCSEDLKKCTDIIKHCIKKKSADSVSGGNANDPLANPEMIYMNLMARFSSYLKKLPFELKPPGHKEASDLTELVNCFHGLQQTPFPPVFGDEQPPRYEDIIQLPSSSTVPLRLPGDRCEVTSTSQSIQTSTVNFTSNSLYSIPQENSVRAVKDACALPQLPATSPSDCTSSTEALYIEEESDGERILGKIKKAEQKGGWESLERSYQLAGCSDLTATAKAERARVGDVELFHASEKITPLKPVSESVLRGSQADVCKGEQMCSKVDKEEIDKLLLDLECFSQKMESTLREPSLKESEPACLQVFGWQGRQVLPLALEPKSKPIDPTSPLSKIMETNGHKMEEDDKALLLRILESIEDFAQELVEFQTGKGSLSKEREVMQILQETLTTPSQSLLAGQKSYAGAASRDSVPASIQQAPEVIKVQNKQEKKPGTSSTVPLNAAVSPCTLLPVNKATSSTPLSINIPRFYFPKGLPNVCTNHEEIIARIEEAFTEFEDEKANICEMGKIAKICGCPLYWKAPMFNASGGERTGCVSVRSFVSMWRKILCNCHDDASRFTYLLAKPSCDYLEQEDFILLLQDVVETHPGLTFLKDAPEFHSRYITTVIQRIFYTVNRSWSGKITLTELRKSNFLQTLALLEEEDDINQITDYFSYEHFYVIYCKFWELDTDHDLYISQKDLARYSDQALSNRIIERIFSGAVVRGNEVQKEGRMSYADFVWLLISEEDKRSATSIEYWFRCMDLDGDGVLSMYELEYFYEEQCERMEVMGIEPLPFHDLLCQMLDLVKPETEGRVTLRDLKRCRMAHVFYNTFFNLEKYLDNEQRDPFAVQKDIENDGPEPSDWDRYAAEEYEILVAEESGNEQLQEGSL
- the PPP2R3A gene encoding serine/threonine-protein phosphatase 2A regulatory subunit B'' subunit alpha isoform X1, yielding MVNFEASLPSVICAMAAAYRLMVTSVNCYSSVVIDQHFQHTVHYCTGTCQVFKQGVTCIVAHHSVCAELGVQDANLDHKIPVPENGLTLPGNEDYQQILPNNSRIKKGSSLQASSSLKDITGEAINLASGKIKEFSFEKLKNSSSHVAYRKGRKVRSESFSRRSFDFDFIYGHLNNDENCPPCGFLQSPSPVEKWQESSDAPEVTMDPMVSFSPHSFSEENFITQILEKHKLDGSSGGDIKVCLDILLKCSEDLKKCTDIIKHCIKKKSADSVSGGNANDPLANPEMIYMNLMARFSSYLKKLPFELKPPGHKEASDLTELVNCFHGLQQTPFPPVFGDEQPPRYEDIIQLPSSSTVPLRLPGDRCEVTSTSQSIQTSTVNFTSNSLYSIPQENSVRAVKDACALPQLPATSPSDCTSSTEALYIEEESDGERILGKIKKAEQKGGWESLERSYQLAGCSDLTATAKAERARVGDVELFHASEKITPLKPVSESVLRGSQADVCKGEQMCSKVDKEEIDKLLLDLECFSQKMESTLREPSLKESEPACLQVFGWQGRQVLPLALEPKSKPIDPTSPLSKIMETNGHKMEEDDKALLLRILESIEDFAQELVEFQTGKGSLSKEREVMQILQETLTTPSQSLLAGQKSYAGAASRDSVPASIQQAPEVIKVQNKQEKKPGTSSTVPLNAAVSPCTLLPVNKATSSTPLSINIPRFYFPKGLPNVCTNHEEIIARIEEAFTEFEDEKANICEMGKIAKICGCPLYWKAPMFNASGGERTGCVSVRSFVSMWRKILCNCHDDASRFTYLLAKPSCDYLEQEDFILLLQDVVETHPGLTFLKDAPEFHSRYITTVIQRIFYTVNRSWSGKITLTELRKSNFLQTLALLEEEDDINQITDYFSYEHFYVIYCKFWELDTDHDLYISQKDLARYSDQALSNRIIERIFSGAVVRGNEVQKEGRMSYADFVWLLISEEDKRSATSIEYWFRCMDLDGDGVLSMYELEYFYEEQCERMEVMGIEPLPFHDLLCQMLDLVKPETEGRVTLRDLKRCRMAHVFYNTFFNLEKYLDNEQRDPFAVQKDIENDGPEPSDWDRYAAEEYEILVAEESGNEQLQEGSFEEDYDTDEVLSPPETGDKSDKLVISDLSA